In Nomascus leucogenys isolate Asia chromosome 6, Asia_NLE_v1, whole genome shotgun sequence, one DNA window encodes the following:
- the ALDH1A3 gene encoding aldehyde dehydrogenase family 1 member A3, producing MATTNGAVENGQPDRKPPALPRPIRNLEVKFTKIFINNEWHESKSGKKFATYNPSTLEKICEVEEGDKPDVDKAVEAAQAAFQRGSPWRRLDALSRGRLLHQLADLVERDRAALAALETMDTGKPFLHAFFIDLEGCIRTLRYFAGWADKIQGKTIPTDDNVVCFTRHEPIGVCGAITPWNFPLLMLVWKLAPALCCGNTMVLKPAEQTPLTALYLGSLIKEAGFPPGVVNIVPGFGPTVGAAISSHPQINKIAFTGSTEVGKLVKEAASRSNLKRVTLELGGKNPCIVCADADLDLAVECAHQGVFFNQGQCCTAASRVFVEEQVYSEFVRRSVEYAKKRPVGDPFDVKTEQGPQIDQKQFDKILELIESGKKEGAKLECGGSAMEDKGLFIKPTVFSEVTDNMRIAKEEIFGPVQPILKFKSIEEVIKRANSTDYGLTAAVFTKNLDKALKLASALESGTVWINCYNALYAQAPFGGFKMSGNGRELGEYALAEYTEVKTVTIKLGDKNP from the exons ATGGCCACCACTAACGGGGCCGTGGAAAACGGGCAGCCGGACAGGAAGCCGCCTGCCCTGCCGCGCCCTATCCGCAACCTGGAGGTCAAGTTCACCAAG ATATTTATCAACAATGAATGGCACGAATCCAAGAGTGGAAAAAAGTTTGCTACATATAACCCTTCAACTCTGGAGAAAATATGTGAAGTGGAAGAAGGAGATAAg CCCGATGTGGACAAGGCTGTGGAGGCTGCACAGGCTGCCTTCCAGAGGGGCTCGCCATGGCGCCGGCTGGATGCCCTGAGTCGTGGGCGGCTGCTGCACCAGCTGGCTGACCTGGTGGAGAGGGACCGCGCCGCCTTGGCC GCCCTGGAGACGATGGATACAGGGAAGCCATTTCTTCATGCTTTTTTCATCGACCTGGAGGGCTGTATTAGAACCCTCAGATACTTTGCAGGGTGGGCAGACAAAATCCAGGGCAAGACCATCCCCACAG ATGACAACGTCGTGTGCTTCACCAGGCATGAGCCCATTGGTGTCTGTGGGGCTATCACTCCA TGGAACTTCCCCCTGCTGATGCTGGTGTGGAAGCTGGCACCAGCCCTCTGCTGTGGGAACACCATGGTCCTGAAGCCTGCGGAGCAGACACCTCTCACCGCCCTTTATCTCGGCTCTCTGATCAAAGAG GCCGGGTTCCCTCCAGGAGTGGTGAACATTGTGCCAGGATTCGGGCCCACAGTGGGGGCAGCAATTTCTTCTCACCCTCAGATCAACAAGATCGCCTTCACCGGGTCCACGGAG GTTGGAAAGCTGGTTAAAGAAGCTGCCTCCCGGAGCAATCTGAAGCGGGTGACGCTGGAGCTGGGGGGGAAGAACCCCTGCATCGTGTGTGCGGACGCTGACT TGGACTTGGCAGTGGAGTGTGCCCATCAGGGAGTGTTCTTCAACCAAGGCCAGTGTTGCACGGCGGCCTCCAGGGTGTTCGTGGAGGAGCAGGTCTACTCTGAGTTTGTCAGGCGGAGTGTGGAGTATGCCAAGAAACGGCCCGTGGGAGACCCCTTCGATGTCAAAACAGAACAGGGGCCTCAG ATTGATCAAAAGCAGTTCGACAAAATCTTAGAGCTGATCGAgagtgggaagaaggaaggggcCAAGCTGGAATGCGGGGGCTCAGCCATGGAAGACAAGGGGCTCTTCATCAAACCCACTGTCTTCTCAGAAGTCACAGACAACATGCGGATTGCCAAAGAGGAG ATTTTCGGGCCAGTGCAACCAATACTGAAGTTCAAAAGTATCGAAGAAGTGATAAAAAGAGCGAATAGCACTGACTATGGACTCACAGCAGCCGTGTTCACAAAAAACCTCGACAAAGCCCTGAAGTTGGCTTCTGCCTTAGAGTCTGGAACGGTCTG